The following are from one region of the Streptomyces changanensis genome:
- a CDS encoding class I SAM-dependent methyltransferase yields MENATKPEAGAGPGTKPAIELVEQDGEVTLSIGGEQAMQAWERDLMWAGADMLCEYGRDFYEVGLGLGLSALRIATNPATRSHRVLELFDEVEELFRERHPELPDTLSIERGDFFQRIFELPSQSVDGIFFDPALDMEVWKDEALWRRTMPEVVRVLRPGGVFIPFFSTKPELRWQYLPHFREIRVVRHPYTAYDTTEYTHGTSGDAYIQCFVKS; encoded by the coding sequence ATGGAGAACGCCACGAAGCCCGAGGCCGGCGCCGGCCCCGGGACGAAGCCCGCCATCGAGCTCGTCGAGCAGGACGGCGAGGTGACGCTGAGCATCGGCGGCGAACAGGCGATGCAGGCCTGGGAGCGCGACCTGATGTGGGCCGGCGCCGACATGCTGTGCGAGTACGGCCGGGACTTCTACGAGGTCGGTCTCGGCCTCGGGTTGTCGGCCCTCCGCATCGCCACCAACCCCGCCACCCGAAGCCACCGCGTCCTGGAGCTGTTCGACGAGGTGGAGGAGCTGTTCCGGGAACGCCACCCGGAGCTGCCCGACACGCTGAGCATCGAGCGCGGCGACTTCTTCCAGCGCATCTTCGAGCTGCCCTCGCAGAGCGTCGACGGCATCTTCTTCGACCCGGCGCTGGACATGGAGGTCTGGAAGGACGAGGCGCTGTGGCGGCGGACCATGCCCGAGGTGGTCCGGGTCCTGCGGCCCGGCGGGGTGTTCATCCCCTTCTTCAGCACGAAGCCCGAGCTGCGGTGGCAGTACCTGCCGCACTTCCGGGAGATCCGGGTCGTGCGGCACCCGTACACGGCCTACGACACGACGGAGTACACCCACGGAACCAGTGGCGACGCCTACATCCAGTGCTTCGTGAAGAGCTGA
- a CDS encoding nucleoside 2-deoxyribosyltransferase, whose translation MDSLFLAGPFIQLLDPLTGRMPSDAQAPFTVLIDHFEAQGLAVHNAHRREAWGAELMRPEVCTRIDQDEIRKADVFVAMPGHPASPGTHIEVGWASAFDKPIVLLLEKGREYTFLVQGLHTVATVEYVEYTDIAEVLPAVDAALRRAVARHRDAAGRVG comes from the coding sequence GTGGACTCGTTGTTCCTGGCCGGACCGTTCATCCAGCTCCTGGACCCGCTCACCGGCCGGATGCCCTCGGACGCGCAGGCGCCCTTCACCGTGCTCATCGACCACTTCGAGGCACAGGGACTCGCCGTGCACAACGCCCACCGCAGGGAGGCGTGGGGCGCGGAGTTGATGCGCCCGGAGGTCTGTACGCGGATCGACCAGGACGAGATCCGCAAGGCGGACGTGTTCGTGGCGATGCCGGGCCACCCGGCGTCGCCGGGCACCCACATCGAGGTCGGGTGGGCCAGCGCGTTCGACAAGCCGATCGTGCTGCTGCTGGAGAAGGGCCGGGAGTACACCTTCCTGGTCCAGGGGCTGCACACCGTGGCAACGGTGGAATACGTGGAGTACACGGACATCGCCGAGGTCCTGCCCGCCGTGGACGCCGCACTGCGCCGGGCGGTGGCCCGGCACCGCGACGCCGCCGGCCGGGTGGGCTGA
- a CDS encoding LLM class flavin-dependent oxidoreductase translates to MRFSVNIPNFGDFADPRNVATAAAAAEQAGWDGLFVWDHVLHRQHQGRPFADPWMLLTAAALATSRIRLGTLLTPVPRYRPQQLARQVATLDHLSGGRVVFAAGLGGPIEDEYHSFGDAAEPRVLAERLDEGLELLSRFWSGEPVNHHGRHYEVRDVTLLPATVQRPRPPVWIGGFWPRRAPMRRAARWDGAVPLFETARHGHVPDVAEVRDLVGHVRRHRTAGDERPFEFVLGGATPPDAARARDVIGPLHDAGATWWDERQVQTGPDLDRLPPVLRRIEAGPPVL, encoded by the coding sequence ATGCGCTTCTCCGTCAACATCCCCAACTTCGGTGACTTCGCCGACCCCCGTAACGTCGCGACCGCGGCGGCCGCCGCCGAACAGGCCGGCTGGGACGGCCTCTTCGTCTGGGACCACGTACTGCACCGGCAACACCAGGGACGCCCCTTCGCGGACCCCTGGATGCTGTTGACCGCCGCCGCGCTGGCGACCTCCCGGATCCGACTGGGCACCCTCCTGACGCCGGTCCCCCGCTACCGACCGCAGCAACTCGCCCGCCAGGTGGCCACCCTGGACCACCTCAGCGGCGGCCGGGTGGTCTTCGCCGCCGGCCTGGGCGGTCCGATCGAGGACGAGTACCACAGCTTCGGGGACGCCGCCGAGCCACGCGTCCTGGCCGAGCGGCTGGACGAGGGACTGGAGTTGTTGAGCCGTTTCTGGTCCGGGGAGCCGGTGAACCACCACGGCCGGCACTACGAGGTCCGGGACGTGACGCTGTTGCCTGCCACCGTGCAACGGCCCCGTCCGCCGGTGTGGATCGGCGGGTTCTGGCCGCGTCGCGCGCCCATGCGGCGGGCAGCGCGGTGGGACGGGGCGGTCCCGCTCTTCGAGACGGCCCGGCACGGCCACGTACCGGATGTGGCCGAGGTACGGGATCTGGTCGGCCATGTGCGCCGGCACCGTACGGCAGGGGACGAGCGCCCCTTCGAGTTCGTGCTCGGCGGTGCCACGCCCCCGGACGCGGCCAGGGCGAGGGACGTGATCGGTCCGCTGCACGACGCCGGCGCCACCTGGTGGGACGAGCGGCAGGTCCAGACCGGCCCCGACCTGGACCGCCTGCCTCCCGTACTGCGCCGCATCGAGGCGGGACCGCCGGTGCTCTGA